ggtgatggtgatgacgacgacgatgaaggtccacattggcgtgtgtagctagttttatcgtcgacaacagccgatgacgacgacgactttgataggctttttctatgcaatgtaGCGTTGACGACGATGGTCCCAACCGGCTTTCCATAGctttttctatgcaatgtaGCGTTGACGACGATGGTCCCAACCGGCTTTccatattatcatcatcatcatcatcatcatcatcatcatcatcatcatcatcatctaattacgcatatatatatagttattaaTTAGCATGATTTACACACATCGCATTGCATGACTAGTTGCACAACATTTCAAATCACTTTCCTGTTTATTCTAGAAAATGACCCGTTATCATCTCTTTCCTCACCACAGAACCTTGAACGGAATGACGTGTTCATCTGCTCTAAACTATGGCATACTATGCATGCTGCTGAAGATGTTAAACCTGCAtgtcaacaaacattgaaaGATCTTGGACTGGATTATGTGGATTTGTATTTGATGCATTGTCCATATGGATTTAAGTAAGTTAGTTTCATCGATTATAAATGTAATGCGTGAAGATGGATATTTTGCAGATAATTTAGGAGTCTCCGTGTAATGTACCTAAATTGATCTTATCACCAAATGATATACCGATACATTCAATTGGCGGAACCTTGAGTAATTACAAGGCGGAGGCTGGGAGAAATCAATCACCGTATAAAGATATTTCATTTCCAAAAGCCAAAAAACGTAGAAAACAATTGTTTCTGATCAGGCCTAACAAAACGGTGTGTTGTTTCAGTTGGATACTTTTTTTTAGAATAAGTGGGttaagtagattttttttaaattttgttttcatatgtgagtgtctagttaagGTAGTTATGTCTGGtcttttccatatggtctctgtgttatttgtttcttattatcagatatacagccattacagattggaagaacagttttgtattgtctttttaaattgatgtcagtttccgcatccactatttctagcGAGACCTCACACTATATgggatgttgttatttttttctcgaatacgtaaaaatagGTGGTGCGTCGTTGTGACAAACTAGGTGACGTCAGATAACAGGAACCAAAGCGAGCGCATCACTTAACTACCCTcacgtcggtcttttttttttgtgttcgTCACGTCCATGAAATGTGCAGATCCATGAAGCGGGGGAGTGGAGGCGGACGGGCAAAAAATAACCCAAATAGTGGCCCTCACTAGATATCATTTCTCAAAAAACATGAACCCAcctgttgaaatattaaatgcTGTTACATGTAGCAAAGAACACGAGTCTATCAAATCACTACCCCCACAGAAATGATGCCAAATGCGGGATGTTGTAGTGGTGAGATGTGACAGCAGTGATATgccaaaaatcacaaaacaatgcaatacaatgagataatacaaattaaatgcGACCCCCCCTCTAGCTTCCTTAAATATGGCTCCCCCGAAACTTAACTTTTGCCGTTCATTCCACTGCTCTTCTCATGATAACATATCACCCTTGCAAGAGAGGTTTGAGATTGTCATCTGTGTTTGATccttaaataaaataattggtAAGCCGGGTTTCAAGTGAATCAATAAGATGTTTATGCTTATACTATTCTAATATTAGAAAAACGAAAACAGGAGAACTATATCCAAAAAACGCCGATGGAAGTATGATGTATAGTGATGTACCACTCATAGAGACGTGGAGGGCTATGGAAGAATTAGTTGACGAAGGTCTTTGTAAGCACATTGGTTTATCTAATGCTAACAGTAAACAGGTCACTGAAGTCTGTGAAAACGGCAGGATAAAACCAGCTGTATTGCAGGTAAGCTTTGTGACATTGTGTCGCTAGGgacatgtattacatgtaccattgaCACAAATAAGTTGTCACGTCATCCAGGTACCAGTTCACACTTGCCTGATATGATTATTAATGTGATGTGATTGTAAAACACCTCATTCTCTGCTATGACATGATCGTTCATGAAAAAACAGTGGTATTCACCACTTCCAGAAGATACttattgaaattacaaaatcaCCACAAGAATATACATTTAACGTCAAAATGATAACGATACACACTAGTTCTTGTTCTTGTTATTTGCTTCCTTTGCATTTTTTATGGTAATATTAAGTTTACATTTCCAATCCTAATGGCATAATCCTATGTGTAGAAcgtatagtataatattaaaatcAGCAAAATGGAAGTGATTTTTAAGAAAGTAAAATGAACCTAACCATTCCATTGTTTTCATTAACTGTTAGGTCTATCTCTTAAGTACATCGTGTAATAATATTATAACGTTTCcaatataatatgatttattgatttatttggtTTTCCAAATGATTTTAGGTTGGCTGCAATCCATACTTCAACCAATCCAAACTAATCAATCTCTGCAAAGAGAAAGGAATCGTCGTGACGGCATACACTCCTCTGGGTTTTTCTAATCTAATCGATGAAGTCCTGCTAGAAAACCCTTTGTTGAAATCAATTGGAGACAAGTACAAGAAGAGTCCGGCTCAAGTTACTTTAAGgtaatgtatgtttttttaaagtaaatttcTTCCTTTCTGTAGGGACAATTACTGTCATGCTGGAAGCCGAGGAGAATAGTCTTTACATAACATCAGGAGGGGTAATGTGACGTCTGTTTGTGGCCGATTAGGCAAGACAATAAGAATTTGATAAAGTAGCACCTTCTCAGGCAGATAGTCAAATCGCCTATGAAACTTCCGGCCTACATGAACATTCCCCTGGGATAACAGAATTCGAATAATAACCTTATAAGCACCGGAtctaaactgaatgcctcccgtaaagGCAAAACCCTTGATTTTTGGTTCTgtacattgttggaatgcaaaagtCGGGGCTATTGGAAATTTACATGATGTACtccttaattggaaaattagtTATATGATACGACATATAACGACATATATTACGACATTTGGAGCTTGCATAGcgaacatattgcctaattatcgaaaatacattaattatgcaactcAACCATTAAGATAATatgctacatcaacaagctttaaaaGACACATCATAaaatgcacttctttaccatcaatactAAATTACCTGAGATTTAAAGCTTGcaatcttaagatattgcctagttatcagaaaatgattatttatgcaaattaaacaccACAATGAAAAACTACATACAAAACTATATAAAAAAACGTATGATTTGTTACGGTTGTTGTATGTGCCACATTTTAAATGAAACGTGAAGTTtttattcttaagatatagccgaattattgaaaatcattaatattgtaaaatactcattaaaagttAAAGCCATTTCAACAGTCTTTACAAAACAATTATGCTATCGTCGATATATGTACCAAAGTATATGAAATTTTAAGCTTGAATATGGCTTAATAAGTATAAGagcattaattgtgcaaattattcGTTGATACTAAATACTATGCTACCAGGTTTTATAGGACATGTGTGCTTATTGTGGTAGATGTATGTACCATCATTTCCTCTAAAATAGGTGGGTCATGACTTAAAATGAAACTTGGTGCACATATTGGTTATGGGGAAAATATGATTTggtgtatacatacattattgacatatataaatacattatgtCACAGAAGGTTTGATGATGTAGTTGTGAATTTACTGAGTTATTTTACGTAAATGGTGATTTCTACGTTTTCTGTATATCTGCCAGAATaatttataacatccatataaagtgtaaaagtatgctgtttcatttgctaattgaaaTATTAGAGGGCCACATGCTAGGATTATAAATAAActaattgaaacagtatactttgaAACTTTACATGAAtactataaacgagtgtagcacatggAGAAAGGACTTCACTTCAATCTTACTCGTTGTAAACAGGGACAAGATATTTTGTTGACTATTGAAGAGAAAGGTTCATTAAAGAATGAAGATTATTAATTGTGTTAATACAAGTTTTTTCTTCccaaattttgttgaaatattcctcaagttatgttttgttttgaggCTATTGACGTCACGAGTTTATTTTGAAAGTCTAAATGTAATTACTATATGTTAGCCCAAAATTAATTTACAAGTTTTAGCTACTGGATACTCTATCGTTAGCATTACTTGCAATGTATTGAGGGTATCCGGTACTGTGCTAACCTTCGATTTGAAATGTGCCACACTTCCTTGTAGTCTTTGTCATTATTACTTTAATAGCTTTAATAGTATGGTTTGCTTTGATAATTAAGATCACGTTATAAATGAAGAAGTGCTTAAATTATCATTCAAAacattatgtgtatatattatacatgttttgTTTAGCACCAATTATTTACAGCAACGAATTGAAAATGTGTGATATTAGGGGTATTGTATCCTTATTTGCAGGTTCAATGTACAGAGAGGGGTTGTTGTCATTCCAAAGAGTGTTACTCCATCAAGAATTGCTGAGAATAAAGAGGTAGATTATGTTTTCTTATAAACTGTTACACTTACTTATACGCCAAAATCTCAGTAATGACTCAGAAATGTGGGTATATTTTACGTCGCACACTTacataatcaaaatattatcaCTGATagaacgcacacacacacacacacacacacacgttacATTTCTTCTCACTGTGAATACAAATCAACATCCATGTCAGTTATCAGAATTGTTTGACTTGAGTTTGTCATGAATATGCGGAATGTCAGTTTTAATTTGCATGCAGTAAAGATACTAGACATTTCACATACGTAATTTTTTGGAGCTGGATTAGCTGTGTTATAACTACCACATTCAGCATTTTTCACTCCCTGACTTCGCGCCTTTGACAACATAACTCAAGCATCTGTAAGATGCCAATGTTAAACTTTGTTTCATTTAATGTGTAGACGATTGTATTCACCAGATATATACAGAATTTCTTTCGTAAGGGCAAAGCCCTTAGATAGTCGTTCCTACTTACACTGTAAGAATGCAAATGTGTTATAATTTCAAATCCTCATTTGGAGTATAAGCTACATCAAAATCTTTATAGGACACATGTACTATGTTACCATCAATGTGAgcacaaaaataaatgaaatttgaattcgAAGGATGGGATTGATATCAAGATGTTGCCTAATTACCACAAAGTCGTTATTTTTGCAAATACCTTGTTTATAGTCATATCAtaattaccaaaaacattaCCCCATATTCCCTAAAAATATGTctcaaatttcgtttgaattgagccaatTTTgtgaaaacagacagacacacacacacacacacacacacacacacacacacacacacagatatacatagACCGACAAATGCAGACAGAGATCACTATAAAATAACTCTCCATTAACAGAAGGCAATTTTGCTTATAGAAGAATTCTTGTTTAAGCTGCTTttgatttataatttataatttaaaattaaCAATTCATAGTTTATAATTTATACCTGTATTGAAGAAGTGATACATGTAGCATTTAAACATAATAAGTTCATTATATCAGTATATTGGCGTTACAAATATAGTGATTTGATTGCTAACATCGTGACATACACAAGGTCCAAGTGGCCCTGGATAGGAATAGTATACTGACATTTGAAGGTCGGTCGATGTCGTGAACAATTGTAACTGCAGCGGTGTCCGTACTGTCGATCGCCTCCAGAGCATAATGAAACGTCCATTGCAAATATCAATTCACTGGTATAGTATCATAGTAGTAACCTCCTAGAGATGGCATAAACCTTCCTTTTGACCAcgtgactctgtctgtctgtctgtctgtctgtctgtctgtctgtctgtctgtctgtctgtctgtctgtccgtccgtccgtccgtccgtccgtccgtccgtccgtctgtgtgtgtgtatgtgtgtgtgtgtctgtctgtccgtccgtctgtgtcATCTTTTTTTatataacggcttgctcaattaaaatgaaatttgcgacacatcttccatatgctaatggcaagaactgattaaattttggtaaacatccaatgaacatcTGTGgaatgcaagtttcaaattccatataatttggcatacatatcaaccatgacaaagcgCCCATTCTCTAAAGCctgttgatatagcttttaatttatgactaatttgcataattaataattttcggtaattaggctatttcttaagaatgcaaacttcaaatgtCAGATAACTTGGTATATGTGTCAATTGtcgatggtaaagaagtgcatgcGCCATTTAAAGCTTGCTGTTGTAACTTATAATctatatggttaatttgcataatcaatgtttttttaaaaataattaggcaatatgttaactgtgcaaccttcaaatttcatttagtttcatataattaattttccaattaagtggtacatgttacaatgttacatggtacatgtataatagctacaatttagaatggttcattccaaaAATGCGTGTAGGCCCAAAactctatggttttgcccttacgggaggcattcagtttaagtctttttgtatattgatttatttcatgattttgcagATATTTGACTTTGAGTTGACAGAAGATGATATGAAGTCTATTGAAGGACTACACAGAGATGGAATGGGGCATATCATGTTCCCGTGGGCATGCAACGGTCAGTAATATTCCTAGgtcatttaatatatttaatgattttatgaaTGTATGCATATCACAGAAATctcaaatgaataaattataaattattacaCACTCAAGTACTTGTCCAACATACATTCCATTTAGGTGAAGTTAGAAAGTTTTCAAAGATTCCTCAGCCCTCACTGGATGTGGTTTAGCAGCAAGACCAATCTCCTGTATGGTGTTCCCCATCTTTTAGATCAATCACTCATCATGTTTGGCAAACTAGCGAAGCCAGGGAGAACACTTATCACTTGTCTATATACACGTTTTTTTATGATTAGGCAGTGAGAGTCGGCCCATATTTTTTAATACAAAGTTGATTTGAGATTTAATATCTGATGTTTCATAAATATAATTCATAACTACTTGAATCATTTAACGAGTAAAtctaaataaatgttttatagcTAAATATCATAAAACCATGATTGATATTACCCTTCTCAATTTGGATCCATATCACTATCCAAGTTACATGCATTCTTTTGAATACCTTATCACAGTCCTCACCGGCTTCGTGTGCAACAAACGGGGAGCAGTATATCAGGAGATTAGATAAGTTGTTAGATTTAATTAAGCAAGATAGCAATTACTTGTAACTGTTTTCTACAACCATTTCTTCGGAGATAGTATACTAGTccaacaaatatatacatttcaagggaatacaaaatacatgtacttaggcAACAAAGTTAACAAAAATGGTTCTCCTCACTTGCCTACAGAAAGactatacattttgatatttcaagccaaaacataaatattggATTTTTTGACATACTGAACGAAAAAAAGCCAAGGACAGCATCTGGCAAAAAATTAACCTCTTAGCTGTGATATTATTAGAGAATGTCTGTTTGGCGTATAATAAATCTATTACGTATGTATGTCAATTGTATTTATCTTTACGATTTCATTTCAGAAGAATGACAAGTTGCCTCTATTGGTATTATCTCGTCCTGACAATCCATTTGTCCAATCCAGAAGTCTGGGCATATGAGTTATCCATTAATTATAGATTAGAACAAGTATAGGCTCCTTTTGATTCGATTGACCTGTTCCTTGATTGTGTGAACATTGTGTTAGTCACCGGCAGAGCACACGTCAACATGAACCATGTATAAGCGCACAGATTTAAGTTCATTTAGTATGTCGATCTGACTACGATAAATCATCGTGGACCATAATATATAGAATTAGGTGTACATTGATGCGATCCTTGTATAcgtaataatatatatagagACCATTTTATTactgtatattcataatgacAGCTATGTGAATGTCATAGACTTTGTATAGTGTATTGCAAGCCTGGTGAAGATATCATAACATTGTGTTTGGATTCTGTTACCCAGTACAATCCAGTTTTAACCCATTTTGGAGAGTTGAAGTGCATGCATGAACATAACATTTGAGTACCTGAGAACCTGAGATTGGCGGTGTTCCAAATTGAACGACAGTGTAACCACACAAAAAAGAGCGCCGTCAGCGTTGGGATTGAGAAGATACTTTCAGTTGACAGTGCGTTGTAGATTTCAATCGTTTGTGTATCTACATCCTACTGTTTGTGCATCGCCGTATATTTTCAGAATTGTAACTGAACAATTGAACCCTTTCATATACTTTGTAGGAATTAAGCATTAGGGGATAGTGGCATATGAACATTTGTTGATGTATATtaatcatttgtttattttcattaaacATTTCATTGTTATCTCAAATGTATATGTGTTGCCCCCTCGTCTACTCTCTCCTTAATGTAAATTAGTGGGTAGAAAGTCAGCAATTGATCTTCAGAACCGTGCCCGTGTGTATATTTAGAAATTCATTCATTGATCCTGTTTTCTCGCATGTATACTTCGAATGGGCCAATAGGgttatgtaaacatttttctttcattaaaattatGTCGAATCATCACACTCTATGCAACGTTTTGAAAACTTGTTCATAATTCTTCACTCAGTCTTTTAAATAATTTCTTGCATTGTTGCTGATTCAAAAGTAAACTTCTTTATGTTAGCaatattattgttgttttttaccaTACGGTATCCACTGTAGGGTTCAagcccccaccccccccccccccggcccgTTATCATTTCAACATTATAAGTCTATATAATTGgtaatatgtacgtacatatggaTCTAAAATAGAATGCTGAATTGTTAGTGAGTTAGGGTGGTCGTTTATGTAACAGGCAGATTGTTTACAATTACCAACCCAAGGATCACTAAAATCTGAGACAATTCCTGTCCGTAGTTTGTTTGTCTTTGGTACGCCGAATGAATTActtctttttaaaacattatttttgctGATAAAATAGTACCCCGACAACTTCAAATACTGTCAATATACCCTAATGCTTTTACACGTGCTTTGTCATTTGGAAACGTCATGCAAGGGGTTGTGGATATAGGCGAGCAGGAAAGGacatcataattatgcaaaggTTCATCAAGCAGGTTGGAATATGCGCAGTTATGGTCTTATCATCCTCAAAGTGTAATAGGAGATGATGCTCAATACTTTTGCCTAACATATCTTACGAAGGTCCTCTACCCTATTGatacaaagtaaataatattGTAGTAAACAACTATTGTTCTGATCACCTTCTTACCCACAGAAAGaattacaaaatgtttacaaaccTCTACTTTGAGGTGACCCACTCATGACGTTTCGCCTTTGTCTAAATCCTCAATAGTTTTCATATCTTTGTCAGTAAGATTAAAGTCGAATAgctgtaaaatgtatatatgcaaataatgtcaGTAATAAACAGTGATGGACATCAATATTCTGCAACCGTTACCGacatgttcacacacacacacacacacacacacacacacactcacacacacacacacacacacacatgcagatgAGGCACACATGAGACACAATAGACGTACAAGTACGTCCACTTAGTTAGTTCGCTGTCAACATGACGATCAACAAACTTTGCGGTGATTATGGTATATTTAGCTAAGACTACCTTGTCATTaagaataaaaatatttgacagaaatataccTTACCTTAACTTTTAGCAAGAATGGTTTTGTCCATAGGCACAGCAAATCGGTAATGGTGATGACCTTTGCGTCGTGTTTACCATTTGCAGATTTGTTGGTAGGTGACCTTGCGCTATATCCTTTATTTGCCACCTTTACCTCAGACAACTATAGAAATGACAACAACTGTGATAGTCACAGTCATTTGTGAGCTAAGGGGAGAAACACTGATTTGATTTCGGGAGGAGGTGGAGGATTTGGGGGAAAATTTTTGCGCAGgtgttgaagaaaaaaaaaatcatttgatcCCGTAATGGCTTGGGAATAAAATTGTTCCAACAgaaagaagtaaaaaaaaaattgttgcgaTGTGCTGAAATCACGATTTTCTCAATTTCTCTGGAGGCGCGCCACCTAATTATAAGGCCgt
The Glandiceps talaboti chromosome 6, keGlaTala1.1, whole genome shotgun sequence genome window above contains:
- the LOC144436298 gene encoding aldo-keto reductase family 1 member A1-like codes for the protein MATYAKLYTGAKMPMVGLGTWQSSPGDVGKAVVAALEYGYRNIDCALVYENEAEVGEALKTQFEKNLERNDVFICSKLWHTMHAAEDVKPACQQTLKDLGLDYVDLYLMHCPYGFKKTKTGELYPKNADGSMMYSDVPLIETWRAMEELVDEGLCKHIGLSNANSKQVTEVCENGRIKPAVLQVGCNPYFNQSKLINLCKEKGIVVTAYTPLGFSNLIDEVLLENPLLKSIGDKYKKSPAQVTLRFNVQRGVVVIPKSVTPSRIAENKEIFDFELTEDDMKSIEGLHRDGMGHIMFPWACNEE